One segment of Fuscovulum ytuae DNA contains the following:
- a CDS encoding tripartite tricarboxylate transporter substrate binding protein, with amino-acid sequence MKKVALLGSAAALALAAFSGAALAEYPEKPVTFIVPWPPGDLEDVLTRMIAEELQSQTGVPAAVVNKPGGGGVVGGLEVATAAPDGYTVGSLTVGIPTVKTMGPDAQFAADALEPVGIFLTYPFLIAAKGDAPYSNMAELAEYSKANPVRLGHFGYGIEPTMMTVYGLQELGGAFSAEAAFDAVDCSTLANGDADVINTTAQLVLSCLGEIKVLATITGDRTAITPDVATLGEQVPALEGSSLWNGLFVPKGTPQEVKDKIAAVAQTVVASEAAQEIAKTTGALVYWQDQAASTAQVAKDMVELGALREKLGVAE; translated from the coding sequence ATGAAGAAAGTCGCCCTTCTGGGCAGCGCGGCTGCGCTTGCCCTTGCTGCGTTCAGTGGTGCCGCGTTGGCGGAGTATCCCGAAAAGCCCGTGACCTTCATCGTGCCGTGGCCCCCCGGCGATCTGGAGGATGTGCTGACGCGGATGATCGCCGAGGAATTGCAAAGCCAGACGGGGGTGCCTGCGGCGGTGGTGAACAAGCCGGGCGGCGGTGGCGTCGTGGGCGGGCTTGAGGTCGCAACGGCGGCCCCGGATGGCTATACGGTTGGGTCGCTGACCGTGGGTATCCCGACGGTCAAGACGATGGGGCCGGATGCGCAATTCGCGGCGGATGCGTTGGAGCCTGTGGGCATCTTCCTGACCTATCCCTTCCTGATCGCGGCCAAGGGGGATGCACCCTATTCCAACATGGCGGAACTGGCGGAATATTCGAAAGCGAACCCCGTGCGTCTGGGCCATTTCGGCTATGGGATCGAGCCTACAATGATGACGGTCTATGGCCTTCAGGAACTGGGCGGGGCCTTCAGCGCCGAGGCGGCCTTTGACGCGGTAGATTGTTCCACGCTGGCCAATGGCGATGCGGATGTGATCAACACGACGGCGCAGCTGGTGCTCTCTTGCCTTGGCGAGATCAAGGTTCTTGCCACGATCACCGGCGACCGGACAGCGATCACGCCGGATGTGGCGACGCTGGGCGAACAGGTGCCTGCGCTGGAAGGATCTTCGCTGTGGAACGGGCTGTTCGTCCCGAAGGGCACGCCGCAAGAGGTGAAGGACAAGATCGCCGCCGTGGCGCAGACCGTTGTAGCAAGCGAGGCCGCGCAAGAGATCGCCAAGACGACCGGGGCGCTGGTCTATTGGCAGGATCAGGCGGCATCGACCGCGCAGGTGGCCAAGGACATGGTCGAACTGGGGGCGCTGCGCGAAAAGCTGGGCGTGGCGGAATAA
- a CDS encoding IclR family transcriptional regulator yields the protein MGTVGKALDLLDLFTRQRAQVGLSEMARLSGLNKATCHRLLTEMESRGLVEQVGAAREYRLGPAVLRLAALRETAVPTRDAAMPVLQTLARATGETAHLSLREGDKLVTLAFAYAPTHATKVMMEDADILPWHATSSGQAVLAFLPEAEQVALLSHPLRRLTDVTETDPARLRARLDDVRAKGCAETAGTFESDAQSVAVPLFLHGEAAVGALGVAVPVSRMTPERQTLIRRHLALAATEIIDLWGGHVPPAVTALWQRLT from the coding sequence ATGGGAACCGTAGGAAAAGCTCTTGATCTGCTTGATCTTTTCACCCGCCAAAGGGCGCAGGTGGGGCTTTCTGAAATGGCCCGGCTGTCGGGGTTGAACAAGGCCACTTGCCACCGCCTGCTCACGGAAATGGAATCGCGCGGGCTGGTGGAACAGGTCGGCGCCGCCCGCGAATACCGCCTTGGCCCCGCCGTCCTGCGCCTTGCCGCCCTTCGCGAAACCGCCGTTCCCACCCGCGATGCAGCGATGCCCGTCCTGCAAACCCTCGCCCGCGCAACGGGGGAAACCGCGCATCTGTCGCTGCGCGAAGGCGACAAGCTCGTCACCCTCGCCTTCGCCTATGCCCCCACCCATGCCACCAAGGTGATGATGGAGGATGCCGACATCCTGCCATGGCATGCCACCTCATCCGGGCAGGCGGTTCTGGCCTTTCTGCCCGAAGCCGAACAGGTGGCCCTCCTGTCGCATCCGCTTCGTCGCCTGACGGATGTCACGGAAACCGATCCCGCCCGCCTGCGCGCCCGTCTGGATGACGTGCGCGCCAAGGGCTGCGCCGAAACGGCGGGCACCTTCGAATCCGATGCGCAAAGCGTGGCCGTCCCGCTGTTCCTGCATGGCGAGGCGGCGGTGGGCGCGCTTGGCGTCGCCGTCCCCGTCAGCCGCATGACGCCCGAACGGCAGACCCTGATCCGCCGCCACCTTGCGCTTGCCGCCACGGAAATCATCGATCTCTGGGGCGGGCATGTCCCCCCCGCCGTCACCGCGCTCTGGCAGCGCCTCACATGA
- a CDS encoding aminotransferase class III-fold pyridoxal phosphate-dependent enzyme: protein MKDENFLKANNARSLWHPMTAPSDSLKNAPTIVTGAQGVRITDLDGHEVVDAVGGLWNVNLGYSCQPVKEAITGQLDRLPYYSIFRGTSNDCVIELAEELRTFFEPDGLTRAFFTSGGSDSVETALRLARQYHKIRGEAGRVKYLSLKKGYHGTHFGGASVNGNANFRTAYEPLLPGCHHIPAPYTYRNPFNETDPARLAQLCLAALEDEIAFQGAATIAAFIMEPILGAGGVIPPHPSFMPGVESICRKHGILLIADEVITAFGRTGAWTGSRLWGVKPDFACTAKAITNGYFPFGAVMIAESVAQVFESDATGKAAIGHGYTYSGHPVGAAAALACLAETKRLNVVENAAARGTQLYEGAKALMAKHDIIGDVRGGHGLMTAIELVADRATKSAPDKAIPARVQEVAYRSGAMIRISGPNIILSPPLILTAADVDVILSALDAGFLAL, encoded by the coding sequence ATGAAGGACGAGAACTTCCTCAAGGCGAACAATGCCCGCAGCCTGTGGCATCCGATGACGGCCCCTTCCGACAGCCTGAAGAACGCCCCCACCATCGTGACTGGCGCGCAAGGCGTGCGGATCACCGATCTTGACGGGCATGAGGTGGTGGATGCCGTCGGCGGCCTTTGGAACGTCAATCTGGGCTATTCCTGCCAGCCAGTGAAAGAGGCGATCACGGGCCAACTCGACCGCCTGCCCTATTATTCCATCTTCCGTGGCACCTCGAACGACTGCGTCATCGAACTGGCCGAGGAATTGCGCACCTTCTTCGAACCCGATGGCCTGACCCGTGCCTTCTTCACCTCGGGCGGGTCGGATTCCGTGGAAACCGCCCTTCGCCTTGCCCGCCAATATCACAAGATCCGGGGCGAGGCGGGGCGGGTGAAATACCTCTCCCTGAAAAAGGGCTATCACGGCACGCATTTCGGCGGGGCCTCGGTCAATGGCAATGCGAATTTCCGCACCGCTTATGAACCGCTGCTTCCCGGCTGCCACCACATCCCCGCCCCCTACACCTATCGCAACCCCTTCAACGAAACCGATCCCGCGCGCCTGGCGCAACTCTGCCTTGCCGCGCTGGAAGATGAGATCGCCTTCCAAGGTGCCGCCACCATCGCTGCCTTCATCATGGAACCGATCCTCGGCGCGGGCGGGGTGATCCCGCCGCATCCCTCCTTCATGCCGGGGGTAGAGTCGATCTGCCGCAAGCACGGCATCCTTCTGATTGCTGACGAGGTCATCACCGCCTTTGGCCGCACCGGGGCCTGGACAGGCAGCCGCCTCTGGGGCGTGAAACCCGATTTCGCCTGCACCGCCAAGGCCATCACCAATGGCTATTTCCCCTTCGGCGCGGTGATGATCGCCGAAAGCGTGGCGCAGGTCTTCGAATCCGATGCGACAGGCAAGGCCGCCATCGGCCACGGCTATACCTATTCCGGCCATCCCGTCGGCGCAGCAGCAGCACTTGCCTGCCTTGCCGAAACGAAACGCCTGAACGTGGTGGAAAACGCCGCCGCCCGTGGCACGCAGCTCTACGAAGGGGCCAAGGCCCTGATGGCCAAGCATGACATCATCGGCGATGTGCGTGGTGGGCATGGCCTGATGACGGCCATCGAATTGGTGGCAGATCGCGCCACCAAATCCGCCCCCGACAAGGCCATCCCCGCCCGCGTGCAAGAGGTGGCCTATCGTTCCGGCGCGATGATCCGCATCTCGGGGCCCAACATCATCCTCTCGCCCCCCCTGATCCTGACGGCGGCGGATGTCGACGTGATCCTGTCGGCCCTCGACGCCGGCTTCCTGGCGCTCTGA
- a CDS encoding class II histone deacetylase, producing the protein MVTGFCFGERTLWHSTGEAALFLRPGGWIQPPAGGGAAENPETKRRFKNLLDVSGLARHLAVETAALASDEALRRIHPENYLAEFKRLSDADGGILGEESPFGHGGFEIAKLSAGLAIHAMDRVLTGTWQNAYSLSRPPGHHCMPDHSMGFCLLANIPIAIEEMKARHHLGKVAVVDWDVHHGNGTQAIFWDRPDVLTISIHQNACYPVHLGSTAERGAGAGEGANINIPLLPGGGHNSYLAALDRIVLPALERFRPDLIVVASGLDANGLDPLARMLAHSGTYRAMTARLMQAADMLCKGRLVLVHEGGYSEVMVPFCGHAIMETLSGRSTDVVDPLLDFLTAQQPPPEFDALESRRLAEMAQGFGL; encoded by the coding sequence ATGGTCACGGGATTCTGCTTCGGCGAACGCACGCTCTGGCATTCCACGGGCGAGGCCGCGCTGTTCCTGCGCCCCGGCGGCTGGATTCAGCCCCCTGCAGGTGGCGGTGCAGCGGAAAACCCCGAAACCAAGCGCCGTTTCAAGAACCTGCTCGATGTGTCGGGCCTTGCCCGCCACCTTGCCGTCGAAACCGCCGCCCTCGCCAGCGATGAAGCCCTGCGCCGCATCCACCCCGAAAACTACCTGGCCGAATTCAAACGCCTTTCCGATGCAGATGGCGGCATCTTGGGCGAGGAATCCCCCTTTGGCCATGGCGGCTTTGAAATTGCCAAACTCTCCGCAGGCCTTGCCATCCATGCGATGGACCGCGTGCTGACCGGCACATGGCAGAACGCCTACTCCCTGTCGCGCCCGCCGGGCCATCACTGCATGCCCGATCATTCCATGGGCTTCTGCCTTCTGGCCAATATCCCCATCGCGATCGAAGAGATGAAGGCCCGCCACCATCTTGGAAAAGTCGCGGTGGTGGATTGGGACGTCCATCACGGCAATGGCACGCAGGCCATCTTCTGGGACCGCCCCGATGTCCTAACAATCTCGATCCATCAGAATGCCTGCTATCCCGTGCATCTGGGCAGCACCGCAGAACGCGGCGCAGGCGCGGGGGAAGGGGCGAATATCAACATCCCCCTCCTGCCCGGCGGCGGCCACAACAGTTATCTCGCCGCGCTTGACCGCATCGTCCTGCCCGCGCTGGAACGGTTCCGCCCCGATCTTATCGTGGTGGCCTCTGGCCTTGATGCCAACGGGCTTGATCCACTCGCGCGCATGCTCGCCCATTCCGGCACCTATCGCGCGATGACCGCGCGCCTGATGCAGGCCGCAGATATGCTGTGCAAAGGCCGCCTCGTCCTTGTCCATGAAGGCGGCTATTCCGAGGTGATGGTCCCGTTCTGCGGCCATGCCATCATGGAAACCCTGTCCGGTCGCAGCACCGACGTGGTCGACCCCCTCCTTGACTTCCTGACCGCCCAACAACCCCCACCCGAATTCGACGCGCTGGAATCGCGGCGGCTTGCCGAAATGGCCCAAGGCTTCGGACTTTGA
- a CDS encoding MBL fold metallo-hydrolase, with translation MTDFVALLGTKGGPAIRTGSPMPTSSLLSLGGQRIVVDAGLGVTRGLCDQGMALKDIATIFITHLHSDHYLELGPLLHTAWTAGLKTPVRIWGPSGLATYFKGFFLSMQEDIDTRIEDEGRPDLRDLISCHIIRAGQPITEGAITVTAQASIHPPLTESWSLSFKGAGRHVVFSGDTAHNPALVPFAKGADLLIHEVMLAEGLQALQARIGNGDDRLMTHWLRAHTLASDAARIAAEAGVAALALHHLIPSDDPAFGPDDWHRACAPHWQGPLHVGRDGLRIDLPPQG, from the coding sequence ATGACCGATTTCGTGGCCCTTCTCGGCACCAAAGGCGGCCCCGCAATCCGGACCGGGTCACCGATGCCGACTTCCTCACTTCTTTCGCTGGGCGGGCAACGCATCGTGGTCGATGCGGGCCTTGGCGTCACCCGGGGGCTCTGTGATCAGGGAATGGCGCTGAAGGACATCGCCACGATCTTCATCACCCATCTGCATTCCGACCATTACCTCGAACTCGGCCCGCTCCTTCACACCGCATGGACCGCTGGCCTGAAAACCCCCGTCCGCATCTGGGGGCCATCGGGCCTTGCCACCTATTTCAAGGGCTTCTTCCTGTCGATGCAGGAAGACATCGACACGCGGATCGAAGACGAAGGCCGCCCCGATCTGCGCGACCTGATCTCCTGCCACATCATCCGTGCAGGGCAGCCCATCACCGAAGGCGCGATCACAGTCACGGCCCAAGCCTCCATCCACCCACCCCTGACCGAAAGCTGGTCGCTCTCCTTCAAGGGCGCGGGCCGTCATGTGGTCTTCTCGGGCGACACCGCCCATAACCCCGCCCTCGTCCCTTTCGCCAAAGGGGCCGACCTCCTGATCCACGAAGTCATGCTCGCCGAGGGGCTTCAGGCCCTTCAGGCGCGCATCGGCAATGGCGACGACCGCCTTATGACGCACTGGCTACGCGCCCATACGCTGGCCAGCGATGCCGCCCGCATCGCGGCCGAGGCAGGCGTCGCGGCACTCGCGCTCCATCACCTTATCCCCTCCGACGATCCTGCTTTCGGCCCGGATGACTGGCACCGCGCCTGCGCACCCCATTGGCAGGGGCCGCTCCATGTCGGGCGCGACGGGCTGCGCATCGACTTGCCGCCACAGGGATGA
- a CDS encoding GntR family transcriptional regulator: MTNTPFPGPQIPTLVQHVLARIDLGQLNPGDLLDEAELAETYGVSRTPVREAILYLEALGLVRRLPRKGSTIFRPTLEEFLAILEVHAKLEGQAAGLAARRLSRQGAADLEAAVRACEAHAKTSPDSDPDGYYQHNLRFHECVAIASGNGVLLESLKTNARKLLAYYRARYRFAGSITQSAKEHRAIAERITDRDSAGAEAAMQTHVQFDQVTAMDLIAALS, from the coding sequence ATGACCAACACCCCTTTCCCCGGCCCGCAGATCCCGACCCTTGTCCAGCACGTTCTGGCGCGTATCGATCTTGGCCAATTGAACCCCGGCGATCTTCTGGACGAGGCAGAGCTTGCCGAAACCTATGGCGTCTCGCGCACCCCCGTCCGCGAAGCGATCCTTTATCTCGAAGCGCTCGGTCTGGTCCGCCGCCTGCCGCGCAAAGGCTCCACCATCTTTCGCCCAACGCTGGAAGAATTCCTCGCCATCCTCGAAGTGCATGCCAAGCTGGAAGGTCAGGCCGCAGGCCTCGCCGCCCGCCGCCTGTCGCGCCAAGGCGCCGCCGATCTTGAGGCAGCGGTGCGCGCCTGCGAAGCTCATGCCAAGACCAGCCCCGACAGCGACCCCGACGGCTATTACCAGCACAACCTGCGCTTCCACGAATGCGTGGCCATTGCCTCGGGCAATGGCGTCCTTCTGGAAAGCCTCAAGACAAATGCGCGCAAACTGCTGGCCTATTACCGCGCGCGCTATCGCTTTGCCGGATCGATCACGCAATCGGCCAAGGAACACCGCGCCATCGCCGAACGCATCACCGACCGCGATTCCGCCGGGGCCGAAGCCGCGATGCAGACCCATGTGCAATTCGATCAGGTCACCGCAATGGACCTGATCGCCGCTCTTTCCTAG
- a CDS encoding type 1 glutamine amidotransferase, translating to MHIALLVTNTDESDFAARHPRDAEKFRRLIAGVRPAWQVTAFDLPKGEFPEDLEGFDGVLIGGSPASVRDDLPWVHRLMGVIRAAYGQGVPMVGACFGHQAIAQALGGTVGHNPGPFVLGAAETEIFAPAPWMEGAGRIRLAAAHGEQVVDLPEGAEVIGRSEGCAVAAYRMGDRVFATQHHPEMTPDFAAALVEEFAPHFPADVGVAGRVALQRGIEGPRFAEWIARFFEQATAGRTT from the coding sequence ATGCATATCGCCCTGCTGGTGACGAATACCGACGAGTCCGATTTCGCGGCACGTCACCCGCGGGATGCCGAGAAGTTCCGCCGATTGATCGCCGGCGTCCGGCCCGCGTGGCAGGTGACGGCCTTTGATCTGCCGAAGGGCGAATTTCCTGAGGATTTGGAAGGGTTTGACGGGGTTTTGATCGGGGGAAGCCCAGCCTCGGTTCGGGATGATCTGCCTTGGGTGCATCGGTTGATGGGGGTGATCCGTGCGGCCTATGGGCAGGGCGTGCCGATGGTGGGGGCCTGTTTCGGGCATCAGGCCATCGCGCAGGCCTTGGGCGGGACGGTGGGACATAATCCCGGCCCCTTTGTTCTGGGCGCGGCAGAGACGGAGATTTTCGCCCCCGCGCCGTGGATGGAGGGGGCGGGGCGCATCCGTCTGGCCGCCGCGCATGGCGAGCAGGTGGTGGACTTGCCAGAAGGGGCCGAGGTGATCGGGCGATCGGAGGGCTGCGCGGTGGCCGCCTATCGGATGGGCGACAGGGTTTTCGCCACGCAGCACCACCCCGAGATGACGCCGGATTTCGCGGCGGCCTTGGTGGAGGAATTCGCGCCGCATTTCCCGGCGGATGTGGGGGTGGCGGGGCGCGTGGCCTTGCAGCGGGGGATTGAAGGCCCGCGCTTTGCGGAATGGATCGCGCGGTTCTTTGAGCAGGCTACTGCGGGGCGGACGACCTAG
- a CDS encoding cytochrome P450, with amino-acid sequence MTVWTPNDDGHADLTSHDTFLSGPPHNTFARLRRDDPAHWTEWDQGEPFWSITRHADIHALNGKPDLLSSARGIRMEDQSYEEYLARRTFQETDPPEHMMTRVKVAKAFSKPVVAGFEDAIRDLCTDILDQALAKGTFDATKDIARELPMRMLGRIVGLPDADLPWLVEKGDALIANTDPDFTDHVLDKLTTDEFRMMPFNSPAGAELFVYAKDLMANKAAAGDTSGVLHLILQPGPDGSVLPENEFRNFFCLIVAAGNDTTRYSIAAGIQALAHQPELLPLIQSGAVDDTMADEIIRWASPTSYFRRTATRDFELHGKQIKAGDKVLYWFASANRDEEAFDTPFRVDLARNPNRHLAFGQGGPHLCLGMWLARLEVRVLFQELAKRIKSIEPAGEQKFLRSNFVAGLKSLPVHVTLQ; translated from the coding sequence ATGACGGTCTGGACGCCCAACGATGACGGCCATGCCGATCTGACCAGCCATGACACCTTCCTGAGCGGCCCACCCCATAACACCTTCGCCCGCCTGCGCCGCGACGATCCTGCCCATTGGACGGAATGGGATCAGGGCGAACCTTTCTGGTCCATCACCCGCCACGCCGATATTCACGCGCTGAACGGCAAGCCCGACCTCCTGTCCTCTGCCCGCGGAATCAGGATGGAGGATCAGAGCTACGAGGAATACCTCGCCCGCCGCACCTTTCAGGAAACCGACCCGCCCGAACACATGATGACGCGGGTCAAAGTGGCCAAGGCCTTTTCCAAACCCGTGGTGGCAGGCTTCGAAGACGCGATCCGCGACCTTTGCACCGACATCCTCGATCAGGCGCTGGCCAAAGGCACCTTCGACGCCACAAAGGATATCGCCCGCGAATTGCCCATGCGCATGCTGGGCCGCATCGTGGGCCTGCCGGATGCAGACCTGCCATGGCTTGTCGAAAAGGGCGATGCCCTCATCGCCAACACCGACCCCGATTTCACCGATCACGTGCTGGACAAACTCACGACAGACGAATTCCGCATGATGCCCTTCAACTCGCCCGCCGGGGCCGAGCTTTTCGTCTACGCCAAGGACCTGATGGCCAATAAGGCTGCGGCGGGCGATACCTCCGGCGTCCTGCATCTGATCCTGCAACCGGGGCCGGACGGATCAGTCCTGCCAGAAAACGAGTTTCGGAATTTCTTCTGCCTGATCGTTGCCGCGGGCAATGACACCACCCGCTATTCCATCGCCGCAGGCATTCAGGCCCTTGCCCATCAACCCGAACTTCTGCCGCTGATCCAATCCGGCGCGGTCGATGATACCATGGCGGATGAGATCATCCGCTGGGCCTCACCCACCTCCTATTTCCGACGCACCGCGACACGCGACTTCGAATTGCACGGCAAACAGATCAAGGCAGGCGACAAGGTGCTTTACTGGTTTGCCTCTGCCAACCGCGACGAAGAGGCCTTCGACACCCCCTTCCGCGTCGACCTTGCCCGCAACCCGAACCGCCACCTCGCCTTCGGCCAAGGTGGCCCCCATCTCTGCCTCGGCATGTGGCTCGCGCGGCTTGAGGTGCGGGTGCTGTTTCAGGAACTCGCCAAACGCATCAAATCCATCGAACCGGCAGGGGAACAGAAATTCCTCCGCTCCAACTTCGTGGCCGGGCTGAAATCGCTGCCCGTTCATGTGACACTGCAATAA
- a CDS encoding glutamine synthetase family protein, translating to MADRLRAMFCDHLSLMRGKYLPASKMKSDGTRLARPTFSVHWDKDLILDAPHTKCREGIPDMEFRWDGAEIRDGWEPNTKVVTGDLYDSDGSPIPLCPRGALKRAVADWQRHGLTPKVGIELEAFAFEIAEDGSLSPLHAPGGYVYGTGPFADPAGFTDAIWNRAEEAGFRLELITAEYDTPQYEFTLAYDEAVKAVDEMVLFRQMAREVALEHGILLTFLPKPILDKGGSGLHFNLSFADAAGANALMTGPKGGPAHMNDLARGCVAGWMRHHKGLAGLLAPTVGSYLRLQPASMSGYWCNWGGDHRGVTVRVSEEGGAKTRLEHRMADASCNPYTALAALLQAARLGVDQAYPLPDAEAGDCFDRIDAGHGTAGSLSEAMDDLEADTALGDALGRAITDHHIFMKRIEVDKTAGLEGAALRDYYIWYI from the coding sequence ATGGCAGACCGTCTCAGGGCCATGTTCTGCGACCATCTCAGCCTGATGCGCGGCAAATACCTGCCCGCCTCCAAGATGAAATCCGATGGCACACGCCTCGCCCGCCCCACATTTTCCGTGCATTGGGACAAGGACCTGATCCTTGACGCGCCCCATACCAAATGCCGCGAAGGTATCCCCGATATGGAATTCCGCTGGGACGGGGCCGAAATCCGCGACGGCTGGGAACCGAATACCAAGGTCGTCACCGGCGATCTTTACGACAGCGACGGCTCCCCCATCCCCCTCTGCCCACGCGGCGCGCTGAAACGCGCGGTGGCCGATTGGCAGCGCCACGGGTTGACCCCCAAAGTGGGGATCGAACTCGAAGCCTTCGCTTTTGAGATTGCCGAGGATGGCAGCCTCTCCCCCCTCCATGCCCCTGGCGGCTATGTCTACGGCACCGGCCCCTTCGCCGATCCTGCCGGTTTCACCGATGCAATCTGGAACCGCGCCGAAGAGGCAGGCTTCCGCCTTGAACTCATCACCGCCGAATATGACACGCCGCAATATGAATTCACGCTCGCCTATGACGAGGCCGTGAAGGCCGTGGATGAAATGGTCCTCTTCCGCCAAATGGCGCGCGAAGTCGCCCTTGAACACGGCATCCTCCTGACCTTCCTGCCGAAACCCATCCTCGACAAGGGCGGATCGGGCCTGCATTTCAACCTCTCCTTTGCCGATGCCGCAGGCGCGAACGCCCTGATGACCGGCCCCAAAGGCGGCCCCGCCCATATGAACGATCTCGCGCGCGGCTGCGTCGCGGGCTGGATGCGGCATCACAAAGGGCTGGCGGGCCTCCTTGCTCCCACAGTCGGCTCCTACCTGCGCCTGCAACCCGCCTCCATGTCGGGCTATTGGTGCAACTGGGGCGGCGACCATCGCGGCGTCACCGTCCGCGTGTCGGAAGAAGGCGGGGCCAAGACCCGGCTCGAACACCGCATGGCCGATGCCTCCTGCAACCCCTACACCGCGCTGGCCGCCCTCCTCCAAGCCGCGCGTCTGGGGGTCGACCAGGCCTATCCCTTGCCCGATGCCGAAGCGGGCGATTGCTTCGACCGTATCGATGCAGGCCACGGCACCGCAGGCTCTCTGTCCGAGGCGATGGATGATCTCGAGGCCGACACCGCCCTTGGCGATGCCTTGGGCCGCGCGATCACCGACCACCACATCTTCATGAAACGGATCGAGGTGGACAAGACGGCCGGTCTCGAAGGCGCGGCACTGCGCGACTATTATATCTGGTATATCTAA
- a CDS encoding 2Fe-2S iron-sulfur cluster-binding protein, with product MQATWKLPNGQAITLDVAEGTNLMQAAVARGIPGVVGECGGSLSCATCHVVVAPDWADRAGPPGAFEEDMLDITEAERQPSSRLSCQIRMSADLDGIVVSVPAP from the coding sequence ATGCAGGCAACATGGAAACTGCCCAACGGTCAGGCGATCACACTCGACGTGGCCGAAGGCACGAACCTCATGCAGGCCGCCGTGGCGCGCGGCATCCCCGGCGTGGTGGGCGAATGCGGCGGGTCGCTGTCCTGCGCGACCTGTCATGTCGTGGTCGCCCCTGATTGGGCCGACCGCGCGGGTCCCCCCGGCGCTTTCGAGGAAGACATGCTCGACATCACCGAAGCCGAACGCCAACCCAGCTCGCGCCTCTCCTGCCAGATCAGGATGTCGGCCGATCTCGACGGGATCGTCGTCTCGGTCCCCGCCCCCTGA
- the hppD gene encoding 4-hydroxyphenylpyruvate dioxygenase, with the protein MGPFPHEAPRAVISVQNPAGTDGFEFVEFAHPRPEEARALFQRMGFTLVARHRTKAVELWQQGDITYLLTDEVGSHARRFVEEHGPCAPAMAWRVVNARHAFDHAVKNGAEPYMGSDRTLDWPAIVGIGGSLIYFTDAYGPGVNPYAAAFDFIAPPKPTGVGFHYLDHLTHNVFKGNMDRWFDFYSRLFHFRQIRFFDIEGKYTGLYSRALTSPCGRIRIPINEDRGETGQIVEYLKRYRGEGIQHIAVGCDDIYAATDAIAERGLVFMPKPPMAYYDLSKTRVAGHEEPLERMARHGILIDGEGVVDGGETRILLQIFSKTVIGPIFFEFIQRKGDDGFGEGNFRALFESIEQDQIARGVLKAS; encoded by the coding sequence ATGGGACCCTTTCCACATGAGGCGCCGCGGGCCGTGATCAGTGTGCAGAACCCGGCGGGGACGGATGGGTTCGAATTCGTGGAATTCGCCCATCCCCGGCCTGAGGAGGCGCGCGCGCTGTTTCAACGGATGGGCTTCACGCTGGTGGCGCGGCATCGGACGAAAGCGGTGGAGCTGTGGCAGCAAGGGGATATCACTTATCTCCTGACGGATGAGGTGGGCAGCCATGCCCGGCGCTTTGTCGAGGAACATGGGCCTTGCGCGCCGGCGATGGCGTGGCGGGTTGTGAATGCGCGCCATGCCTTTGACCATGCAGTGAAAAACGGAGCCGAGCCTTACATGGGGTCCGACCGGACGCTGGATTGGCCTGCCATTGTGGGGATTGGCGGGTCGCTGATCTATTTCACCGATGCCTATGGTCCGGGGGTCAACCCCTATGCGGCGGCGTTCGATTTTATTGCGCCGCCCAAGCCCACGGGAGTTGGGTTCCATTATCTGGATCACCTGACCCATAATGTCTTTAAGGGCAACATGGACCGCTGGTTCGACTTCTACAGCCGCCTGTTCCATTTTCGCCAGATCCGGTTTTTCGACATCGAGGGGAAATATACCGGGCTTTACAGCCGTGCGCTGACCTCTCCCTGCGGGCGGATCCGTATCCCGATCAATGAGGATCGGGGGGAGACGGGGCAGATCGTCGAGTATCTGAAGCGCTATCGGGGCGAGGGCATCCAGCATATCGCGGTGGGCTGTGATGACATCTATGCCGCGACCGATGCGATTGCAGAGCGCGGGCTGGTCTTCATGCCGAAGCCCCCGATGGCCTATTATGACCTCTCGAAGACGCGGGTCGCTGGCCATGAAGAGCCGCTGGAGCGTATGGCGCGGCATGGCATCCTGATCGATGGCGAGGGCGTGGTGGATGGCGGCGAGACGCGCATCCTGTTGCAGATCTTTTCGAAGACCGTGATCGGGCCGATCTTTTTCGAATTCATCCAGCGGAAAGGCGATGACGGGTTCGGCGAGGGCAATTTCCGCGCGCTGTTCGAAAGCATCGAACAGGATCAGATCGCGCGGGGGGTGTTGAAGGCGTCGTGA